From the bacterium genome, one window contains:
- a CDS encoding CbiX/SirB N-terminal domain-containing protein, protein MHGLNGKAAEETAVLILGHGSRAEEANEGMYEVVERLRAAYPGWMIEAAFLEINAPSIPEGIDICAAAGAQQIVLLPYFLHLGNHVLKDMPRFVEEGRQRHPGREIVLGPHLGFHEKLVEIVEERLGEAIAAGMNA, encoded by the coding sequence GTGCATGGTCTAAACGGAAAGGCGGCCGAAGAAACCGCCGTCCTGATCCTCGGCCACGGCAGCCGGGCCGAGGAAGCGAACGAAGGGATGTACGAGGTCGTGGAGCGGCTTCGGGCCGCGTATCCCGGCTGGATGATCGAAGCGGCCTTTCTCGAGATCAACGCCCCTTCGATCCCCGAGGGCATCGACATTTGCGCCGCGGCGGGAGCGCAGCAGATCGTTCTGCTGCCCTACTTTCTCCATCTGGGAAACCATGTACTGAAGGACATGCCGCGCTTCGTCGAAGAAGGCCGCCAGCGCCACCCCGGTCGGGAGATCGTCCTCGGCCCGCACCTGGGATTTCACGAAAAACTTGTGGAGATCGTCGAGGAGCGCCTGGGTGAGGCCATTGCCGCGGGCATGAACGCCTAA
- a CDS encoding glucose 1-dehydrogenase, giving the protein MRLKGKSAVVTGSAQGIGRAVVEAFAREGGRVIAVDLNEEGGEETAKRVRDAGGEAFFFRADVSRLSDVEAALDACEQHFGPVDIMVNNAGIVRAAMVHKMTEQQFDEVIAVHLKGTWVGIHAASKRMIERKSGRIINVTSGAGLRGTIGQINYSAAKMGIVGATKSAARELGRYAITVNCISPAAITPMTETIRTDERFESKYMERICLGRWGEPEEMAAGFVFLASDEASYVTGVVLRIDGGLGI; this is encoded by the coding sequence ATGCGATTGAAAGGAAAGTCAGCCGTTGTGACGGGCTCGGCCCAGGGAATCGGAAGGGCCGTGGTGGAGGCGTTCGCCCGCGAGGGCGGGCGCGTGATTGCGGTGGACCTCAACGAGGAAGGAGGCGAGGAGACCGCGAAGCGCGTCCGCGATGCGGGCGGCGAGGCGTTTTTCTTCCGGGCCGATGTGAGCCGGCTCTCCGATGTGGAGGCCGCCCTCGACGCCTGCGAGCAGCATTTTGGGCCGGTGGACATCATGGTGAACAACGCGGGCATCGTGCGGGCCGCCATGGTCCACAAGATGACGGAGCAGCAGTTCGACGAGGTGATCGCGGTCCACCTGAAGGGCACCTGGGTGGGCATCCACGCGGCCTCGAAGCGGATGATCGAGCGCAAGTCGGGCCGGATCATCAACGTGACTTCCGGCGCGGGCCTGCGGGGCACCATCGGGCAGATCAACTACTCGGCCGCGAAGATGGGCATCGTGGGCGCGACCAAGAGCGCCGCCCGGGAGCTGGGCCGCTACGCCATTACGGTGAACTGCATCTCCCCGGCGGCGATCACCCCCATGACCGAGACGATACGGACGGACGAGCGGTTCGAGTCGAAGTACATGGAGCGCATCTGTCTGGGGAGATGGGGAGAGCCCGAGGAGATGGCGGCAGGGTTTGTCTTTCTCGCCTCGGACGAGGCCAGCTACGTGACCGGCGTTGTGCTCCGGATTGACGGAGGCCTCGGGATATAG